In a single window of the Ferviditalea candida genome:
- a CDS encoding xylulokinase, producing MSYIASFDIGTTNVKGILLSKDLSVQHEISLPLQVNEKNGRIEQNPDDWLESVYQIVQQWLSSGVRMNDIRLISFCGQMQDLIALDSGLCPVRPAILYSDGRAEEEAKEIINTVGRKRIEEITANPFNGTQPLAKLLWLKKHEPESFKRIKHVLISAKDYVIAKLTRQTVTDPTSASTAGCMDIRTYDWDADLIEDIGLNENLFAGIVAAGEAAGFIHEEVASVSGLPAGTPVLCGLGDAGAAALGAGVYSGKRTSIYLGTTGWVAKVSDKCGSTETGMFFLAFNQPDLYLSIAPILNAGNVFSWAAEVFGASAETHADPDYALFEQMLLEGLSKPNQLLFLPYLNGERCPVQDMKASGCYVGIKTSTTKEDLGAAALEGVAMSIRQVMEVLMKLEHERPREVIVTGGGAKSKAWCQLLSDMLNVNVKSPIQSPYLPVIGAALLGFAKVGWGERLPELVERFLEMTPYDLFQPSADKSSYYQEKYDAYRKLYPALAAIWNK from the coding sequence ATGTCTTATATTGCATCTTTCGATATCGGAACAACCAATGTTAAAGGAATATTGCTATCCAAAGACTTGAGCGTTCAGCATGAAATTTCCCTTCCGCTTCAGGTGAACGAAAAGAATGGGAGAATTGAACAAAACCCTGATGATTGGCTGGAGTCTGTTTATCAGATTGTACAGCAATGGCTGTCGAGCGGTGTTCGGATGAACGATATTCGCCTGATAAGCTTCTGCGGACAAATGCAGGATCTCATTGCTCTTGATTCCGGTCTTTGTCCTGTACGTCCGGCAATCTTATATTCTGACGGCAGGGCCGAAGAGGAAGCGAAAGAAATTATCAATACCGTGGGCCGCAAGCGGATCGAAGAGATTACCGCAAACCCCTTTAATGGGACCCAGCCTCTGGCTAAGCTGCTATGGCTCAAGAAGCATGAACCGGAAAGCTTTAAGCGGATCAAGCATGTATTGATTAGTGCCAAAGACTATGTCATTGCAAAATTGACCCGACAAACCGTCACGGATCCGACTTCTGCCTCCACAGCAGGCTGCATGGACATCCGGACATATGATTGGGATGCTGACCTGATTGAAGATATAGGGCTGAACGAGAATTTGTTTGCGGGAATTGTTGCTGCAGGCGAAGCGGCGGGATTCATTCATGAAGAAGTGGCTTCTGTCAGCGGGCTTCCCGCAGGAACACCGGTTTTATGCGGACTTGGCGATGCCGGAGCGGCGGCGCTCGGAGCCGGAGTCTATTCAGGAAAGCGTACTTCCATTTATTTGGGGACGACCGGATGGGTTGCCAAAGTGTCGGACAAATGCGGCAGTACCGAAACGGGGATGTTCTTTCTGGCGTTTAATCAGCCTGATCTTTATCTGTCAATCGCCCCGATTTTGAATGCAGGGAACGTCTTCTCATGGGCGGCAGAAGTATTCGGTGCCTCAGCTGAAACGCATGCCGATCCGGATTACGCGTTATTTGAGCAGATGCTGCTTGAGGGCTTATCCAAACCCAATCAGCTGTTATTCTTGCCTTACTTGAACGGAGAACGCTGCCCAGTACAGGATATGAAAGCAAGCGGATGCTATGTGGGCATCAAAACCTCGACAACCAAAGAAGATCTGGGGGCTGCCGCACTCGAAGGTGTTGCGATGTCTATCCGGCAGGTTATGGAAGTTTTGATGAAGCTCGAACACGAAAGACCGCGTGAAGTCATCGTAACCGGAGGCGGTGCGAAGAGCAAAGCATGGTGTCAATTGCTATCGGATATGCTGAACGTGAATGTAAAATCCCCCATCCAATCTCCGTATTTGCCGGTGATTGGCGCTGCATTACTGGGATTCGCCAAAGTCGGCTGGGGGGAGCGGCTGCCCGAGCTCGTTGAACGCTTTCTTGAAATGACACCATACGATCTCTTTCAACCTTCTGCAGACAAATCTTCCTATTATCAGGAAAAATACGATGCCTACCGCAAGCTATACCCTGCATTAGCGGCAATATGGAATAAGTAG
- a CDS encoding transketolase family protein, producing the protein MAAPVEVSLNFDQILSSAREVYGSELMKMADEGMEFAFVCSDNVAPSSTVGKFMAKYPDRCFNVGIAEANQVGMSAGLALSGRVVFSQVFGPFLPLRAADQIHADIAYNDVPVRLIGTHAGVTSGGGPTHNVIADLALYRAIPNLTVICPADANQCARIVRKSMTYPGPMIIRIARGAEPDVYADQNYEFEIGKAITIKEGGDLTLIGTGSAVYWALMAAKELAQEGIQAKVIDMHTIKPFDAEAVISAAKETGCVITVEDHSINGGLGAAVAEVLAENSIGCKFKRIGLPDKFAILGEPNEVYEYYGMAPKGVAETARTVLSKK; encoded by the coding sequence ATGGCGGCTCCGGTTGAAGTCAGTTTGAATTTTGATCAGATCTTATCGTCTGCGAGAGAAGTTTACGGCTCCGAGTTGATGAAAATGGCCGATGAAGGAATGGAATTCGCTTTCGTCTGTTCCGATAATGTCGCTCCGTCCTCGACCGTAGGCAAATTTATGGCCAAATATCCGGATCGCTGCTTTAATGTAGGGATCGCGGAAGCGAATCAAGTCGGTATGTCGGCAGGCTTGGCACTATCCGGGAGAGTTGTTTTTTCCCAAGTTTTCGGACCGTTTTTGCCGCTGAGAGCCGCTGACCAAATCCATGCGGATATTGCGTATAACGATGTTCCTGTCCGCTTGATCGGCACACACGCAGGCGTGACCTCGGGCGGTGGACCGACTCACAATGTCATTGCCGACCTGGCGCTCTACAGAGCCATTCCGAATCTTACGGTCATTTGTCCTGCGGATGCGAATCAGTGCGCGCGCATCGTGAGGAAGTCGATGACGTATCCGGGTCCGATGATTATCCGCATTGCAAGAGGCGCCGAGCCGGACGTTTATGCCGATCAGAATTATGAGTTCGAGATCGGCAAAGCGATCACGATCAAAGAAGGCGGCGATTTGACATTGATCGGCACGGGCAGCGCCGTATATTGGGCGCTTATGGCAGCCAAGGAGCTGGCGCAGGAGGGCATTCAGGCAAAAGTCATCGATATGCACACGATCAAGCCGTTTGATGCGGAAGCGGTGATCAGCGCGGCCAAGGAAACCGGCTGCGTGATTACGGTCGAGGATCACAGCATCAACGGGGGGCTTGGCGCCGCCGTGGCTGAGGTTCTGGCGGAGAACAGCATCGGATGCAAATTCAAACGGATCGGACTTCCCGACAAGTTTGCCATTCTCGGCGAACCGAATGAAGTCTATGAGTATTACGGCATGGCCCCTAAAGGGGTCGCTGAAACGGCAAGAACGGTTTTATCCAAGAAATAA
- a CDS encoding transketolase, translating to MIDTKNIDMELVKKLEDKAVEIRKNLCTFIYRIGTAGHLGGELSLTDMAVALYYKYMNYDPKNPKWEERDRLILSKGHCAETLYTIYADLGMYTMDYLVDHFETLETAVFSMHPNRKYVDAIEASTGSLGHGLSLATGLALGARMSKANWRTFCIVGDGELQEGSNWEALMAAGHYKLGNLVVIVDKNDLQMSGTTSETISIDPLDDKMRAFGFDVIEIQGNDMVEVCAALDSLPPADPVTPKRPICIISNTTKGAGVSFMENVVAWHAGSLNKAKWEEALESIENNRRVR from the coding sequence ATGATAGATACGAAAAATATCGATATGGAATTGGTGAAAAAACTGGAGGACAAGGCTGTCGAGATTCGCAAAAATCTTTGCACCTTTATCTACAGAATCGGCACCGCGGGGCATTTGGGCGGCGAATTGTCGCTGACGGATATGGCTGTAGCTCTTTATTACAAATATATGAATTATGACCCGAAAAATCCGAAATGGGAAGAAAGAGACCGCTTGATACTGAGCAAAGGCCACTGCGCCGAAACGCTCTACACGATTTATGCCGATTTGGGCATGTATACAATGGACTACCTGGTCGACCATTTTGAAACGCTGGAGACGGCAGTATTCAGCATGCATCCGAACCGCAAATATGTTGACGCAATTGAAGCTTCAACCGGATCGCTCGGACATGGCTTGTCTCTCGCAACCGGATTGGCTCTGGGCGCAAGAATGTCCAAGGCGAATTGGAGAACCTTCTGTATCGTTGGCGACGGCGAGCTGCAGGAAGGGTCCAACTGGGAAGCGTTAATGGCCGCGGGCCACTATAAATTGGGGAATCTGGTCGTTATCGTGGATAAGAATGATTTGCAAATGTCGGGTACGACGAGTGAAACGATCTCGATCGATCCGCTGGACGATAAAATGCGGGCTTTCGGCTTTGATGTGATTGAAATCCAGGGCAACGATATGGTTGAAGTATGCGCGGCACTCGATTCGCTACCGCCGGCTGATCCGGTGACTCCGAAGCGGCCGATCTGCATCATTTCCAACACGACCAAAGGCGCAGGCGTATCCTTCATGGAAAATGTCGTCGCTTGGCATGCCGGATCGCTGAACAAAGCGAAATGGGAAGAAGCTCTTGAATCCATTGAAAATAACAGGAGGGTGAGATAA
- a CDS encoding zinc-dependent alcohol dehydrogenase, with protein MKTVAAVKIGSLKDPNEATRGRVAVIDLPEQEMGPEDIKIKVAYCSICGSDPHLVEGIFGWEPPFGLGHEVSGTIVALGEKATKKGLKIGDRVAGNFLKFCGTCYYCLNGQEQFCENLHEYNRPGMSEYLVWHESQVLKIPDNLSLKEACLLEPVSIAVRIVDKSNMKVGQRAAISGGGPIGQLTLQLMKKFGATSLTLIEPIADRRDLAKEFGADHVIDPMQQDVRKEMEKITGGRGFDVVIEASGSPKAANTALDIAAKGGTVLYIAMFPNDYEMPLNLYRKCYENELTISGTFVAPYAFPRAMQLLTELNLKPFTQKIFPLDQGIEAFEAHVSGKYPKVLIQCSEDLEY; from the coding sequence ATGAAAACGGTCGCTGCCGTAAAAATTGGCAGTCTTAAAGATCCCAATGAGGCGACTAGAGGGCGTGTTGCGGTCATCGATTTGCCCGAGCAGGAGATGGGCCCCGAGGATATCAAAATCAAAGTCGCCTATTGCTCCATCTGCGGCTCCGATCCGCATCTGGTGGAAGGGATTTTCGGCTGGGAGCCTCCGTTTGGATTAGGCCATGAAGTTTCCGGCACCATCGTGGCATTGGGCGAGAAGGCTACGAAGAAGGGTTTGAAAATCGGCGACAGGGTGGCCGGAAACTTTCTGAAGTTCTGCGGAACCTGTTATTACTGCCTGAACGGCCAGGAGCAATTTTGCGAGAATTTGCATGAATACAACAGACCTGGCATGTCCGAGTATCTTGTTTGGCACGAATCCCAGGTTTTGAAAATTCCCGATAATCTCAGCCTGAAGGAAGCATGCCTGCTTGAACCGGTGTCGATCGCCGTGCGCATTGTGGACAAATCCAACATGAAGGTCGGCCAAAGGGCGGCGATTTCGGGGGGTGGTCCGATCGGACAGTTGACGCTGCAGCTGATGAAAAAATTTGGAGCCACATCGCTGACCTTGATTGAGCCCATCGCAGATCGGCGTGATTTGGCGAAGGAGTTTGGCGCGGATCATGTGATTGACCCCATGCAGCAGGATGTCCGCAAGGAAATGGAGAAAATCACCGGGGGACGGGGATTTGACGTCGTCATCGAAGCCTCGGGCTCGCCAAAGGCCGCCAACACCGCGCTCGATATTGCCGCAAAGGGAGGCACTGTGCTGTATATCGCGATGTTCCCGAATGATTACGAAATGCCGCTCAATTTATATCGCAAATGCTATGAGAATGAGCTGACCATATCCGGCACCTTTGTTGCGCCGTATGCGTTCCCGCGTGCCATGCAGCTTCTGACCGAGCTCAATTTGAAGCCGTTCACGCAGAAGATTTTTCCGTTGGATCAGGGCATAGAGGCCTTCGAGGCTCACGTGAGCGGAAAATATCCGAAGGTATTGATACAATGCAGCGAGGATCTTGAGTATTAA
- a CDS encoding SDR family oxidoreductase has protein sequence MSKGLRDFSLDVFSLKGKVAIVTGGNTNLGMGYAYAFAKAGADLFIPHFTDDVSEVKQLIEETGQKVHFLQGDLTNNDYIDEVVRKCMEVYGKIDILVNNAGAAIFGEFLEYPDKAWDKIIDINLNAVYYMSHRVVKEMVKQGSGKIINIASALSFTADKMCPPYTASKHAVVGVTRVFANEVGHYNIQTNALAPGFLYTDVNKEITSDKALYDKITNRIPAGRWGVSYDLLGTAVFLASSASDYVNGWTISVDGGFTTTL, from the coding sequence ATGTCCAAGGGTCTCAGAGATTTTTCATTAGACGTGTTTTCATTGAAGGGCAAGGTTGCGATTGTAACCGGCGGCAATACCAACCTCGGTATGGGATACGCTTATGCCTTTGCCAAGGCCGGCGCAGACCTGTTCATCCCGCACTTTACCGATGACGTATCGGAAGTCAAGCAGCTGATTGAAGAAACCGGACAAAAAGTCCACTTTCTGCAAGGCGATTTGACCAACAATGATTACATTGATGAAGTGGTCCGCAAATGCATGGAAGTCTATGGCAAAATCGATATTTTGGTGAATAACGCCGGCGCCGCCATTTTCGGAGAGTTTCTCGAATACCCGGATAAAGCCTGGGATAAAATCATCGACATCAATCTGAATGCCGTCTATTACATGAGTCATCGCGTCGTGAAGGAGATGGTCAAGCAGGGCTCCGGCAAAATCATCAATATTGCTTCGGCTTTATCATTTACCGCAGATAAGATGTGTCCTCCTTATACGGCCAGCAAGCATGCCGTCGTGGGGGTGACCCGGGTATTTGCCAACGAAGTCGGTCATTACAACATTCAGACGAACGCTCTTGCTCCAGGTTTCTTATACACCGACGTCAACAAAGAAATCACTTCCGACAAAGCTCTTTACGATAAAATCACAAATCGGATCCCCGCCGGCCGGTGGGGCGTCTCTTATGATTTGTTGGGAACTGCGGTGTTCCTGGCGAGCAGCGCTTCCGATTATGTCAACGGGTGGACGATCAGCGTTGACGGAGGATTTACGACAACATTATAA
- a CDS encoding SDR family NAD(P)-dependent oxidoreductase has protein sequence MGNMFKDKVVLVTGSGQGVGRAIALAFAAEGAKVVTNNRKPGSTRFLTMTEAEYNALSPEKKKEFDDITARLTGDAESTAKTIRDMGGEALPIYCDISKMDEVEKMVDKIIETYGTIHILVNVAGGFGGGPMEKMTEQQYDRINNIKPKGYFNVMRCVLPYMLKQHYGRIINSTSKAFMGDIIKHTEYSTANAGVVGLTQGAACEFFHQGITVNAFGPWARTRAAYEGAFSILGDERMIPGQRAFPKADATPDPEAVCPFILYLASDHAKDVTGTVFTLAGNEIGMHQFPSPSLSASPAKNIGQWTS, from the coding sequence ATGGGAAACATGTTCAAAGACAAAGTTGTACTCGTAACCGGCTCCGGCCAGGGCGTTGGACGAGCGATTGCACTCGCTTTCGCAGCTGAGGGAGCAAAGGTTGTTACAAACAACCGTAAACCCGGCAGCACCAGATTTCTCACAATGACCGAGGCAGAATACAATGCCCTTTCTCCCGAGAAGAAAAAGGAGTTTGACGACATTACTGCCCGACTGACCGGTGATGCGGAATCCACTGCGAAGACCATACGAGATATGGGCGGTGAGGCACTGCCGATCTACTGCGATATCAGCAAGATGGACGAAGTCGAAAAGATGGTCGATAAGATTATAGAAACCTATGGTACTATCCATATCCTCGTAAACGTTGCCGGCGGCTTCGGCGGCGGCCCGATGGAGAAAATGACCGAACAGCAGTATGACCGCATCAATAACATCAAGCCGAAGGGCTATTTCAATGTCATGAGGTGCGTACTGCCGTATATGTTAAAGCAGCACTACGGACGTATCATCAACAGCACCTCAAAAGCATTTATGGGCGATATCATCAAACACACGGAATACAGCACCGCCAATGCCGGTGTCGTTGGTCTTACACAGGGGGCTGCCTGTGAGTTCTTCCATCAGGGTATCACCGTAAACGCATTTGGCCCATGGGCGAGAACAAGAGCCGCCTATGAAGGAGCTTTCAGCATCCTCGGTGATGAGAGAATGATCCCCGGACAGAGAGCATTCCCAAAAGCTGACGCAACGCCCGATCCCGAGGCTGTTTGCCCGTTTATACTCTACCTTGCCTCCGATCATGCAAAAGATGTTACAGGCACAGTCTTTACCCTTGCCGGAAATGAGATCGGAATGCACCAGTTTCCATCTCCAAGTCTATCTGCAAGCCCGGCAAAGAATATTGGACAATGGACGAGCTGA
- a CDS encoding Rieske 2Fe-2S domain-containing protein: MLTKEQNELLTRVEGDAPMGKMLRQYWLPALRSEALVADGDPVRVRLFGQNFVAFRGTDGKAAIFDEGCPHRGASLLLARNEDCALTCIFHGWKFGNNGKTVDVPTEPKDRREAFAKKVPLKSYPVKEAGTMVWVWLGEGEVPEFPMLKFNTMPDTHVRAWVAYVQVNWLQGLEATVDTAHVGVLHKSHIGLLSEGDEFEDIAPRYDIDPQPYGLRAAALRRMKDGSEYVRVTEYVAPWYSFIPQPGTHAVCTISTPIDDYNVGQWYISFDSEQPLSEDKIQFFESMIGPDPNNFYNPKGTFENRWLQDRELMKQGHFSGVQGIPIEDFIVEESMGPIADRTKEFLGSTDIAIARMRRMFLKSLEDFKNGLPPFALNIKIDYSKIKTNTFYVPKNTDWRDKFKEIAMK, encoded by the coding sequence ATGCTGACCAAGGAGCAAAATGAACTGTTGACAAGAGTGGAAGGGGATGCCCCGATGGGCAAGATGCTTCGCCAATACTGGCTGCCTGCCTTGCGTTCGGAAGCGCTTGTGGCAGACGGCGATCCGGTTCGCGTGCGCTTATTCGGGCAGAATTTCGTTGCATTTCGCGGCACCGATGGGAAAGCTGCCATTTTTGACGAAGGATGCCCCCATCGCGGCGCTTCCTTGCTGCTTGCCCGTAATGAAGATTGCGCTTTGACGTGCATATTCCACGGCTGGAAATTCGGCAACAATGGCAAGACGGTGGATGTGCCGACCGAGCCTAAAGACCGCCGGGAAGCTTTTGCGAAGAAAGTTCCTTTAAAGAGCTATCCGGTAAAGGAAGCAGGCACAATGGTCTGGGTGTGGCTGGGCGAAGGAGAAGTCCCTGAATTCCCGATGCTTAAATTCAATACCATGCCTGATACTCATGTGCGGGCGTGGGTGGCCTATGTTCAAGTGAACTGGCTGCAGGGCCTTGAAGCAACGGTTGATACGGCTCATGTAGGAGTCCTGCACAAATCGCATATCGGACTTTTGTCGGAGGGGGATGAATTCGAAGATATCGCACCGCGCTACGATATCGATCCCCAGCCGTATGGACTCCGTGCGGCAGCGTTGCGGAGGATGAAGGACGGTTCGGAGTATGTGCGCGTCACAGAATATGTTGCGCCGTGGTACAGCTTTATTCCACAACCGGGCACGCATGCGGTGTGTACCATTTCTACACCGATTGATGATTACAATGTGGGACAGTGGTATATCTCTTTTGATTCAGAGCAACCGCTTTCCGAAGACAAGATTCAATTCTTTGAATCGATGATTGGACCCGATCCGAATAATTTTTACAATCCGAAAGGAACCTTCGAAAACCGTTGGCTTCAGGATCGGGAATTGATGAAGCAGGGGCACTTTTCCGGTGTCCAGGGCATTCCTATCGAAGATTTTATCGTTGAGGAGAGCATGGGCCCGATAGCCGACCGGACAAAAGAGTTCCTGGGTTCGACGGATATCGCGATTGCCCGCATGCGCCGCATGTTTTTGAAATCTCTTGAGGATTTTAAAAACGGCTTGCCGCCTTTTGCGCTGAATATAAAGATTGACTACTCAAAGATCAAAACCAATACCTTTTATGTGCCCAAAAATACCGATTGGCGAGATAAATTTAAAGAAATAGCAATGAAATAA
- a CDS encoding branched-chain amino acid ABC transporter permease codes for MNKNKVLSIAAAIVILLLPSILSTYGIRLGGELFIMSIFALSLGLLMGYAGLTSFGHASFFGTGLYVVAILGKYITNTYVLILAAIVITGLLAWVTGLLFVRVPGSYFFMLTLAFNQLLYVFFFKLKSFGGADGMAINVNPDLGFGPIVSPVGRYYLTAIAFILCFIFLKYFIDSPTGRIVIGVKENQSRMKALGYNTLYYRVLAFTMTGMMAGFAGALYAFSNRFASPESISWMLSGQVLIMVIIGGSGTLIGPPIGAAVFVVLQSYISSYTERWPVIMGVFFLVLVFLNRGGIGHILIRLWNRAFPDRERTAARKSGLLRTTDVIEEET; via the coding sequence GTGAATAAAAACAAGGTGCTTTCGATTGCAGCGGCAATCGTCATTTTACTGCTTCCCAGTATCCTTTCAACCTATGGCATCAGGCTTGGCGGCGAATTGTTCATCATGTCGATCTTTGCGCTCAGTTTGGGGCTGTTGATGGGATATGCCGGGCTGACTTCATTTGGTCACGCTTCGTTTTTTGGCACAGGTCTGTATGTCGTCGCGATATTGGGCAAGTACATCACCAATACTTACGTGCTTATCTTGGCTGCCATCGTGATTACGGGCTTGCTTGCATGGGTAACCGGACTGCTGTTTGTGCGTGTGCCCGGCTCTTACTTTTTCATGCTGACCCTTGCCTTTAACCAGCTGCTTTATGTATTTTTCTTCAAATTAAAAAGTTTTGGCGGAGCGGATGGGATGGCGATCAATGTGAATCCCGATCTGGGTTTCGGCCCCATTGTGAGTCCTGTCGGGCGCTATTATTTGACGGCGATCGCCTTCATCTTGTGCTTTATCTTCCTGAAATATTTTATTGACTCTCCGACAGGAAGAATTGTCATTGGCGTTAAAGAGAACCAATCGAGGATGAAGGCGCTGGGCTATAATACGCTGTATTATCGGGTGCTTGCCTTCACGATGACGGGCATGATGGCCGGGTTTGCCGGTGCATTGTATGCGTTCTCCAATCGATTTGCAAGTCCGGAAAGCATCAGTTGGATGTTGTCGGGCCAAGTATTGATAATGGTCATTATCGGGGGATCCGGGACGTTGATCGGGCCTCCGATAGGAGCTGCAGTATTTGTCGTCCTGCAGAGTTATATCAGTTCGTATACGGAACGTTGGCCGGTGATCATGGGGGTGTTCTTCCTTGTTCTGGTTTTCCTGAATCGGGGAGGGATAGGCCATATTCTGATCAGGCTGTGGAATCGGGCATTTCCAGACCGTGAGCGGACGGCCGCAAGGAAGTCAGGATTATTGAGAACAACGGATGTGATTGAGGAAGAAACTTGA
- a CDS encoding branched-chain amino acid ABC transporter permease translates to MDISSILLLILTGLAYGMLLFIFASGMSIIFGLMNVVNLTHGTFFALGAYIAYSFMSRHYGFWTALVLSVIVIAAIGLVIERLMLAFVYGSHDREVLVTFGLMFIAADVMKGIWGADSLTLGAPSALNSTINMGEVMFPAYRLFVIFVGIILAFILWFMENHTKTGAIIRAGVDDRVMLSALGINVKVVFAGVFVFGAVLAGAAGVLGGPILSIYSGMDAEVLIISLVIVVIGGLGTWKGTFIAALLVGMINTFGQMYFPSISMALVFLFMIVVLLVKPTGLFGKEVGA, encoded by the coding sequence TTGGACATATCTTCAATATTGCTTCTGATCCTGACAGGTTTAGCCTACGGTATGCTTTTATTTATCTTTGCCTCGGGCATGTCGATTATTTTTGGCTTAATGAATGTTGTGAACTTGACTCACGGTACTTTTTTCGCGCTTGGCGCTTACATTGCCTATTCCTTTATGAGCCGGCATTATGGATTTTGGACAGCATTGGTGCTCTCTGTGATTGTGATTGCAGCGATTGGTCTGGTCATTGAGCGGTTGATGCTTGCATTTGTGTACGGTTCGCATGATCGGGAAGTGCTTGTGACTTTTGGACTCATGTTTATCGCTGCCGATGTGATGAAGGGGATTTGGGGAGCGGATTCATTAACCCTTGGAGCACCGTCTGCTCTCAATTCCACCATCAATATGGGGGAGGTGATGTTCCCTGCCTATCGGCTGTTTGTTATTTTTGTCGGCATCATCTTGGCTTTCATTCTTTGGTTTATGGAAAATCACACCAAAACCGGCGCCATCATTCGTGCAGGCGTTGACGATCGCGTCATGCTTAGTGCGTTGGGGATCAACGTCAAAGTCGTATTTGCCGGCGTATTTGTGTTTGGTGCGGTTCTTGCCGGTGCCGCCGGTGTGCTGGGAGGGCCGATATTAAGCATCTATAGCGGGATGGATGCGGAGGTGTTGATCATCTCTTTGGTTATTGTCGTAATCGGCGGACTGGGGACCTGGAAAGGAACATTTATCGCCGCACTTCTCGTGGGAATGATCAATACATTTGGACAGATGTATTTCCCTTCCATTTCAATGGCGCTCGTATTCCTCTTCATGATCGTCGTGCTCCTTGTTAAACCAACCGGATTGTTTGGAAAGGAAGTGGGAGCGTGA
- a CDS encoding ABC transporter substrate-binding protein, with translation MSQVKEFYQKHRNAAALLFLSLLLVFVTACGSNSGNSSGADSNKPIKIGVLVSMSGPFSSGGEGIKKGIELYLKMNGNKINNRNVETVYEDDENNPQVALRKFNKLVDSDHIDVLLGGISTTVVSAISDAVNQNKIPFIIVNAGSNEMSWSKKSDYIYRASFSNYQYGDAAGTLIAQNIAKKAYVLMNDYPAGHEQADAFEKAFKAAGGTDLKMAYPPLGASDFATYITEITNYKPDVVYSAFGGSDGVRFALQYASFGLKGKIPLVSQVADDQITSPEIKNALDNEYAFTSYYSQIDNEANKSFVKAYQEQYNEAPANFMELGYESAQIIGKSIEEAGSTKPEDLIKKLMNVSIASPRGNHVMDPNTHNQVIDFYLLQFKLQGEKVNYDLVKTQKEVKMPEKP, from the coding sequence ATGAGCCAAGTTAAAGAATTCTATCAAAAACATCGCAATGCCGCTGCACTATTGTTTCTATCCCTGCTGCTCGTTTTTGTGACGGCATGCGGAAGCAATTCAGGAAATTCATCGGGAGCCGATAGTAACAAACCGATCAAAATTGGTGTGCTTGTTTCGATGAGCGGGCCATTTTCCTCGGGTGGCGAAGGGATTAAAAAGGGGATCGAGCTCTATTTGAAAATGAATGGCAATAAGATCAACAACCGTAACGTAGAAACGGTTTATGAGGATGACGAGAATAACCCTCAGGTCGCTTTGCGAAAGTTTAACAAATTGGTGGACAGCGATCATATCGATGTGCTTCTCGGCGGGATTTCCACCACAGTTGTGAGTGCGATTTCAGACGCCGTCAACCAAAACAAGATTCCTTTCATTATTGTAAATGCAGGGTCTAATGAGATGTCATGGAGTAAAAAAAGCGACTATATTTATAGGGCATCGTTTTCAAATTATCAATACGGTGACGCTGCAGGAACTCTAATTGCACAAAACATAGCCAAGAAAGCATATGTTCTTATGAACGACTATCCAGCCGGACATGAGCAAGCGGATGCTTTTGAAAAGGCCTTCAAGGCAGCGGGGGGCACGGATTTAAAGATGGCGTACCCACCGCTCGGGGCAAGTGATTTCGCTACATACATCACGGAAATTACGAATTATAAGCCGGATGTTGTATACAGCGCATTCGGTGGCAGCGATGGTGTGCGTTTTGCACTGCAGTATGCTTCATTCGGCCTGAAGGGGAAGATTCCATTAGTTTCACAAGTGGCGGATGATCAAATTACATCGCCTGAGATTAAGAATGCGCTTGACAATGAATATGCTTTCACAAGCTATTACAGCCAAATCGACAACGAGGCCAACAAAAGCTTCGTTAAGGCTTATCAGGAGCAGTACAACGAGGCGCCAGCCAACTTTATGGAGCTGGGTTATGAATCAGCACAAATCATAGGGAAATCGATCGAGGAGGCAGGGAGCACGAAGCCTGAGGATTTGATCAAAAAATTGATGAACGTATCGATTGCCAGTCCGCGAGGCAATCACGTGATGGATCCAAATACGCACAACCAGGTTATCGATTTTTATTTGCTGCAATTTAAACTCCAAGGAGAAAAAGTTAACTATGATCTCGTAAAAACGCAAAAAGAAGTAAAAATGCCGGAAAAACCCTAA